The following are from one region of the Eubacterium sp. MSJ-33 genome:
- the dnaK gene encoding molecular chaperone DnaK, with translation MGKIIGIDLGTTNSCVAVMEGGKPVVITNAEGSRTTPSVVAFTKTGERVVGDAAKRQAVTNADKTIASIKRHMGSDYKVDIDGKKYSPQEISAMILSKLKRDAESYIGEPVTEAVITVPAYFTDAQRQATKDAGKIAGLDVKRIINEPTAAALSYGLDNEEEQKIMVYDLGGGTFDVSIIEIGDGVIEVLATAGDNKLGGDDFDNAITQYMLEEFKKAEGVDLSTDKMAMQRLKEAAEKAKKELSSATTTNINLPFITATQDGPKHFDMDLTRAKFDELTAHLVDKTRVPVQTALKDADLTAAELDKVLLVGGSTRIIAVQDMVKKLTGKDPFKGINPDECVAIGASIQGGKLAGDAGAGEILLLDVTPLTLSIETMGGIATHLIERNTTIPTNKSQIFSTAQDNQDAVDINIVQGEREFARDNKSLGRFRLDGIAPARRGVPQIEVTFDIDANGIVNVSAKDLGTGREQHITITSGTSLSDEDIDRAVKEAAEYEAQDKKRKEAIEVRNDADAMVFQTERALSDVGDKLSATDKTKVEADLKALKDIIESTDPDAMTDYDVEKIKAGKETLMNSAQELFSKLYEQNGPGANAGTGTGTPDYSDDVVDGDYKEV, from the coding sequence ATGGGTAAGATTATTGGTATTGACTTAGGTACAACAAATTCATGTGTAGCAGTTATGGAAGGTGGTAAGCCGGTTGTTATCACAAATGCAGAAGGCTCAAGAACAACACCATCTGTTGTTGCATTTACAAAGACCGGAGAGCGTGTCGTTGGTGATGCAGCAAAGCGTCAGGCAGTTACAAACGCAGATAAGACAATCGCTTCCATCAAGAGACATATGGGCAGCGATTACAAGGTAGACATCGATGGTAAGAAGTATTCTCCACAGGAGATTTCAGCTATGATCCTTTCTAAGCTGAAGAGAGATGCCGAGAGTTATATCGGTGAGCCGGTTACAGAAGCAGTTATCACAGTTCCTGCATACTTCACAGATGCACAGAGACAGGCAACAAAGGATGCAGGTAAGATCGCAGGTCTTGATGTAAAGCGTATCATCAACGAGCCTACAGCAGCAGCTCTTTCTTATGGTCTGGATAACGAAGAAGAGCAGAAGATCATGGTATACGACCTTGGTGGTGGTACATTCGATGTATCTATCATTGAGATTGGTGACGGTGTCATCGAGGTTCTTGCGACAGCCGGTGATAACAAGCTTGGTGGTGATGATTTCGATAATGCAATTACACAGTATATGCTCGAAGAGTTCAAGAAGGCTGAGGGCGTAGACCTTTCAACAGATAAGATGGCTATGCAGAGATTGAAGGAAGCAGCAGAGAAGGCAAAGAAAGAGCTTTCATCCGCTACAACAACAAACATTAACCTTCCATTCATCACAGCTACTCAGGACGGTCCAAAGCACTTTGATATGGATCTGACACGTGCAAAGTTTGATGAACTGACAGCACATCTGGTAGATAAGACAAGAGTTCCTGTACAGACAGCATTGAAGGATGCAGATCTGACAGCAGCAGAGCTTGATAAGGTACTTCTGGTCGGTGGTTCTACACGTATCATCGCTGTTCAGGATATGGTTAAGAAGCTGACAGGCAAGGATCCATTCAAGGGTATCAACCCGGATGAGTGTGTTGCAATCGGTGCTTCTATTCAGGGTGGTAAGCTTGCAGGTGATGCAGGTGCCGGCGAAATCCTTCTGCTGGATGTTACACCACTTACACTTTCTATCGAGACAATGGGTGGTATCGCTACACACCTGATCGAGAGAAACACAACGATTCCTACAAACAAGAGCCAGATTTTCTCAACAGCCCAGGATAATCAGGATGCCGTTGATATCAACATCGTACAGGGTGAGCGTGAGTTCGCAAGAGATAACAAGAGTCTTGGACGTTTCAGACTGGATGGTATCGCTCCTGCAAGACGTGGTGTTCCACAGATCGAGGTTACATTCGATATCGATGCAAACGGTATTGTAAACGTATCTGCAAAGGATCTTGGAACAGGTCGTGAGCAGCATATCACAATCACATCCGGAACATCCCTTTCCGATGAGGATATCGATAGAGCAGTGAAGGAAGCTGCTGAGTACGAGGCACAGGATAAGAAGCGTAAGGAAGCAATCGAAGTACGTAACGATGCAGATGCTATGGTATTCCAGACAGAGAGAGCACTTTCCGATGTAGGAGATAAGCTTTCTGCAACAGATAAGACAAAGGTAGAGGCTGATCTGAAGGCTTTGAAGGATATCATCGAGAGCACAGATCCGGATGCCATGACAGACTACGATGTAGAGAAGATCAAGGCTGGTAAGGAAACATTGATGAACAGCGCACAGGAATTGTTCTCAAAGCTCTATGAGCAGAACGGTCCTGGTGCAAACGCTGGTACAGGCACAGGCACACCAGATTATTCAGACGATGTAGTGGATGGAGACTACAAGGAAGTCTAA